The following are from one region of the Psychromonas sp. psych-6C06 genome:
- the trxC gene encoding thioredoxin TrxC, with amino-acid sequence MTMINTRCPHCQSMNRLPITRIDANPSCGRCKMDLLQGAPIEGTAVNLNALINAAQPVVVDFWAPWCGPCINFAPIFSDIAQQHKTVRFVKVDTQTQEQLGAQYHIRSIPTLMVFKQGKVVDTLNGALPKAQFQSWLQQALLK; translated from the coding sequence ATGACGATGATCAACACCCGTTGCCCCCACTGCCAATCGATGAATCGATTACCGATAACGCGTATCGATGCTAATCCTAGTTGTGGTCGCTGTAAAATGGATCTCTTACAAGGTGCGCCGATTGAAGGTACCGCGGTAAATTTAAATGCGTTGATTAATGCAGCACAACCTGTGGTTGTTGATTTTTGGGCGCCATGGTGTGGTCCCTGTATTAACTTCGCACCTATTTTTAGTGATATTGCGCAGCAACACAAAACAGTACGGTTTGTGAAGGTAGATACTCAAACGCAGGAGCAGCTGGGGGCGCAATACCATATTCGTAGTATCCCAACATTAATGGTGTTTAAACAGGGAAAAGTGGTGGATACTTTAAATGGTGCGCTACCTAAA
- a CDS encoding PLP-dependent aminotransferase family protein encodes MKLYEKIANQLRDDIYAGLFVVGDKMPSIRQLVAEHQVSISTVQQGYHQLELENLIEARPKSGYFVCYQATPPVLPETSRPAQRPIEVSQWQEVLEVLLTKEGVDTIQLQHAMPNMSEATLTPLLKKMSQLMRHQMALSLPYGDIKGALVLREQIAKLALNSGALLHPDDLVITSGCQEGLSVCLRAVTNPGDVVAVESPSFYGSMQAIKAANLKAIEIPTNASTGLSLEALELTLEQWPIKAILVTPTCNNPMGYSMPEADKKRLYQLAQSYDICIIEDDIYGDISYQLPRPKSIKSFDEDGRVLLCSSFSKTVAPGVRVGWIAPGRYRDKVTHVKYVSSSMCPTLPQLAIADFIQSGGYSKHTRRVRLLYKQGRDHLIKCIKREFPSDTRISFPQGGYILWVELNKDYDTVKLASQCKEGEVSIAPGTLFSATGKYRHCMRLNFSEQTEIEREQGIRQLAFYINQQNQFK; translated from the coding sequence ATGAAATTATACGAAAAAATAGCGAATCAGTTACGTGACGATATCTATGCCGGTTTATTTGTTGTGGGTGATAAAATGCCCTCTATTCGTCAATTAGTGGCAGAGCACCAAGTTAGCATTTCAACCGTACAACAGGGCTATCATCAGCTTGAGCTAGAAAATTTGATTGAAGCACGCCCTAAATCCGGTTATTTCGTCTGTTATCAAGCAACACCTCCAGTATTGCCAGAAACTTCTCGGCCTGCACAGCGCCCAATTGAAGTGTCGCAATGGCAAGAGGTGTTAGAGGTATTACTGACCAAAGAGGGCGTGGATACGATCCAGTTGCAACATGCAATGCCTAATATGAGTGAGGCGACGTTAACACCTTTGCTGAAAAAAATGTCGCAATTGATGCGCCATCAAATGGCATTGAGCTTGCCCTATGGCGATATAAAGGGAGCGTTAGTATTACGTGAACAGATTGCTAAATTAGCGCTTAATTCTGGTGCACTATTACACCCAGATGATCTGGTGATCACCTCTGGATGCCAAGAAGGTTTGTCGGTTTGTTTACGTGCAGTGACAAATCCCGGGGATGTCGTCGCTGTGGAGTCACCGAGTTTTTATGGTTCAATGCAAGCGATTAAAGCCGCTAATTTAAAAGCGATTGAAATCCCTACCAATGCCTCAACCGGTTTAAGTTTAGAGGCGCTAGAGTTAACTCTTGAACAGTGGCCTATTAAGGCGATTTTAGTGACGCCAACCTGTAATAACCCGATGGGTTATAGCATGCCAGAGGCTGATAAAAAACGCCTTTATCAGTTAGCGCAAAGTTATGATATCTGCATTATCGAAGATGATATTTATGGAGATATTAGTTATCAGTTACCGCGGCCTAAAAGCATTAAATCTTTTGATGAAGATGGACGTGTTTTACTGTGTAGCTCTTTTTCTAAAACCGTCGCTCCCGGCGTGCGAGTGGGGTGGATTGCACCGGGACGGTATCGCGATAAAGTGACCCATGTAAAGTATGTGAGTAGCTCTATGTGCCCGACGTTACCACAACTCGCCATTGCTGACTTTATTCAATCTGGTGGTTATAGCAAGCATACGCGGCGGGTGCGTTTGTTATATAAACAGGGAAGAGATCATTTAATTAAATGTATCAAGCGTGAGTTTCCTAGTGATACGCGTATTAGCTTTCCACAGGGGGGCTATATTTTATGGGTCGAGCTAAACAAAGACTATGATACGGTTAAACTTGCTTCCCAGTGTAAAGAGGGGGAAGTGAGTATCGCACCCGGCACGTTGTTTTCAGCAACGGGGAAATATCGACACTGCATGCGCCTTAATTTCAGTGAGCAAACAGAAATTGAACGCGAACAAGGCATTCGTCAATTGGCGTTTTATATTAATCAGCAAAATCAATTCAAATAA
- a CDS encoding LysE family translocator: MDGSLILAISLFAFVMSVTPGPNNIMLLASGAQFGFQKTLPHIFGILLGMASLLSAVLLGLGAVFELYPALYDLLKVLGSIYLCWLAWKIANAPTNDQLRDNKHRSDKPMSVFGALVFQFVNPKAWAMCIGSISSFTLAGEQYIESGLWIMLCFALMGFIAISLWAYLGMEIAKWLTTAKRKQRFNYAMGLMTFATLFFIIA; encoded by the coding sequence ATGGATGGTTCACTTATTTTAGCAATTTCATTGTTTGCCTTCGTGATGTCTGTGACACCGGGGCCAAACAATATTATGTTGCTCGCCTCTGGGGCGCAATTTGGTTTTCAAAAAACTTTACCTCATATTTTCGGGATTTTACTGGGAATGGCAAGTCTACTCTCTGCTGTTTTACTTGGTTTGGGCGCCGTTTTTGAGTTATACCCAGCGCTATATGATCTGCTAAAAGTATTGGGGAGTATTTATCTCTGTTGGCTTGCATGGAAAATCGCCAATGCCCCCACCAATGATCAACTGCGTGATAACAAGCATCGTAGCGATAAACCGATGAGTGTGTTTGGCGCGTTAGTATTCCAGTTTGTGAACCCTAAAGCATGGGCAATGTGCATTGGCAGTATCAGTAGTTTTACCTTGGCTGGTGAGCAATATATCGAATCGGGATTGTGGATCATGCTCTGCTTTGCACTGATGGGGTTTATTGCGATTAGCCTATGGGCTTATTTAGGAATGGAAATTGCAAAATGGTTAACCACAGCAAAACGTAAACAGCGTTTTAATTACGCCATGGGCTTAATGACCTTTGCCACGCTGTTTTTTATCATCGCTTGA